One stretch of Priestia megaterium DNA includes these proteins:
- a CDS encoding NAD-dependent malic enzyme, with translation MRAYKVEKDGAISTSLKGKSVLSTSYLNKGSAFTEEERENLHLQGLLPPTVLTLEEQVKRAYEQFKKAPNDLQKNNSLNDLHNRNVVLFYRLLTDHLSEMLPIIYTPTVGQSIQEYSHEYHRPDGLYLSVNEADRLSDAIENLGLDSEDIDLLVVTDSESILGIGDWGVGGINIAVGKLAVYTAAAGIDPSRVLPVVLDMGTNNKKLLEDPLYLGNRHERVKGEDYNRFIAQFVKEITTKFPKALLHWEDLGNINARHIMKEYGDKILTFNDDIQGTGVITLAAVLTAVRITGTPLKDQRVVVFGPGSAGIGNADRIHSAMMLEGLSEEEAYDRFWAYDYRGLLTEDMEDLAPFQQPYVRQNEEIKEWEKDDENKISLLELVKQVKPTILIGTSGVTDAFTEEIIKEMAKHVERPVIMPLSNPTKLAEAVPENIIKWTEGKALIATGSPFEPVEYNGHTYEIGQANNAFVFPGLGLGAIVVRAQKFTESMFAEAANAVARIAETDTKGDTLLPNIKDLQKVSKAVAVAVADAAVKDNVATVTEQNVNELVEAAVWQPVYKPVKAKNE, from the coding sequence ATGAGAGCATATAAAGTAGAAAAAGATGGGGCAATTTCAACTTCACTAAAAGGAAAATCAGTTTTATCCACTTCTTATTTAAATAAAGGTTCTGCTTTTACTGAAGAAGAAAGAGAAAACCTTCATCTGCAGGGACTTCTTCCTCCAACGGTTTTAACGTTAGAAGAACAGGTGAAAAGAGCATATGAGCAGTTCAAAAAAGCACCGAATGATCTTCAAAAAAATAATTCGTTGAATGATCTACATAACCGGAACGTCGTCTTATTTTATCGTTTATTAACCGATCATTTAAGTGAAATGCTTCCTATTATTTACACGCCTACTGTAGGTCAATCCATCCAAGAATACAGCCATGAATACCATCGACCTGACGGACTATATTTATCTGTAAATGAAGCGGATCGATTAAGTGATGCGATTGAAAACTTAGGACTCGACAGCGAAGATATTGATTTGCTTGTTGTAACGGATTCAGAAAGTATTCTCGGCATCGGGGACTGGGGTGTAGGAGGAATAAATATTGCAGTTGGAAAGTTAGCGGTCTACACAGCTGCAGCAGGAATTGACCCAAGCCGCGTACTGCCTGTTGTTCTTGACATGGGGACCAATAACAAAAAGCTTCTTGAAGATCCTTTGTATTTAGGAAATCGTCATGAACGAGTAAAAGGAGAAGACTATAATCGCTTTATTGCTCAATTTGTAAAAGAAATAACGACCAAGTTTCCTAAAGCGCTTCTTCATTGGGAGGATCTTGGGAATATTAACGCGCGTCACATTATGAAAGAATACGGCGATAAAATTTTAACGTTTAATGATGATATTCAAGGAACGGGAGTAATTACTCTTGCAGCCGTTTTAACAGCCGTGCGTATTACAGGAACGCCTTTAAAAGATCAGCGGGTTGTTGTATTTGGACCGGGATCTGCTGGAATTGGGAATGCTGATCGTATTCATAGTGCGATGATGCTTGAAGGGCTGTCTGAAGAAGAAGCATATGATCGTTTTTGGGCATATGATTACAGAGGTCTGTTAACCGAAGATATGGAAGATTTAGCTCCTTTTCAACAGCCATATGTTCGCCAAAATGAAGAGATTAAAGAATGGGAAAAAGACGATGAAAATAAAATTTCACTGTTGGAGCTTGTCAAGCAAGTGAAGCCAACGATTTTAATTGGAACGTCAGGCGTCACGGATGCTTTTACCGAAGAAATTATTAAAGAAATGGCAAAACATGTAGAGCGCCCGGTGATTATGCCGCTTTCAAACCCAACTAAACTTGCTGAAGCTGTTCCGGAAAATATTATAAAATGGACGGAAGGAAAAGCCCTTATTGCAACGGGAAGTCCATTTGAACCCGTTGAATATAACGGACACACTTATGAAATCGGACAGGCTAATAATGCGTTTGTGTTTCCTGGTCTTGGTTTAGGTGCAATTGTGGTTCGCGCTCAAAAGTTTACTGAATCTATGTTTGCAGAAGCAGCCAATGCAGTAGCGCGTATAGCAGAAACAGACACAAAAGGAGATACGCTTCTTCCCAACATTAAAGATCTTCAAAAAGTATCAAAGGCGGTTGCTGTAGCAGTTGCCGATGCTGCTGTAAAAGATAACGTAGCAACTGTTACCGAGCAAAATGTAAATGAACTTGTAGAAGCAGCGGTATGGCAGCCTGTTTATAAACCGGTTAAGGCAAAAAATGAATGA
- a CDS encoding M20 family metallopeptidase — MDIIKEVEKLIEKKRNELTQISDQIWEYAETRFEEYKSAQLICDMLEKEEFTLRTHIANLETGFIGSYGHGYPIIAILGEYDALTGLSQKDKCAAADPVKKNGNGHGCGHNLLGVGSLAAALAVKEYLKEKNVPGTVRYYGCPAEESGYGKTYMVREGFFQDVDVAFSWHPATVNGVMHTSSNAVMQATFKFKGRSSHAAASPHLGRSALDAVELMNIGVNYMREHMIDEARVHYAITNSGGISPNVVQAEAEVMYLIRAPKSSQVKELYERVVKIAKGAALMTETQMEQEIQGACANLIPNQTMEQLMHKQMMQINLAEVKQEEIAFAKAIYESTSAEDKETAKKQVGSLLDKALANHPVFNQIAPMSKNVSFMTGSTDVADVSWNVPTAQCVTATWAYATPFHTWQAVAQGKTEYAHNAMLLAGKAIAATAIEMIENQELISQAKQELEGRLEGESYECLVPSHIQPPNYSESEQEDYSVV, encoded by the coding sequence ATGGATATTATAAAAGAAGTCGAAAAACTTATTGAAAAAAAGCGAAACGAGCTAACTCAAATCAGTGATCAAATATGGGAATATGCAGAAACAAGGTTTGAAGAGTATAAGTCGGCACAGCTGATCTGCGACATGTTAGAAAAAGAAGAGTTTACGCTTCGTACACATATCGCCAACCTTGAAACAGGTTTTATTGGAAGCTACGGGCACGGTTATCCGATCATCGCTATTCTCGGTGAATACGATGCGCTTACAGGGCTGAGTCAAAAAGATAAGTGCGCAGCAGCAGATCCAGTCAAAAAAAACGGAAATGGCCATGGGTGTGGACATAACCTACTTGGAGTAGGCTCACTAGCAGCTGCACTTGCTGTCAAAGAATATTTAAAAGAAAAAAATGTTCCGGGGACCGTTCGATACTATGGATGTCCAGCCGAAGAAAGTGGTTACGGAAAGACGTATATGGTACGAGAAGGATTTTTTCAAGATGTAGACGTCGCGTTTTCATGGCATCCGGCTACCGTTAATGGTGTTATGCATACGTCATCGAATGCGGTTATGCAAGCAACTTTTAAATTTAAAGGAAGAAGCAGTCATGCAGCTGCTAGTCCTCATCTTGGCAGAAGCGCTTTAGACGCTGTAGAGTTGATGAATATTGGCGTGAATTATATGCGTGAGCATATGATAGATGAAGCGCGCGTACACTATGCCATTACAAACAGCGGAGGCATCTCTCCTAATGTTGTTCAAGCAGAAGCCGAAGTCATGTACTTAATTCGTGCTCCAAAGTCATCTCAAGTAAAAGAACTTTATGAACGGGTTGTGAAAATTGCAAAGGGAGCGGCTTTAATGACTGAAACACAAATGGAACAGGAAATTCAAGGAGCCTGCGCTAATCTAATTCCAAATCAAACAATGGAGCAGCTTATGCATAAGCAAATGATGCAGATAAATTTGGCTGAAGTGAAACAAGAAGAAATAGCTTTTGCCAAAGCTATTTACGAGTCTACATCCGCTGAAGATAAAGAAACAGCAAAAAAACAAGTGGGTTCACTGCTAGACAAAGCTTTAGCGAATCATCCAGTCTTCAACCAAATTGCTCCTATGTCTAAAAATGTTTCCTTTATGACAGGATCAACTGATGTCGCAGACGTTAGCTGGAATGTTCCAACTGCACAGTGTGTGACCGCAACGTGGGCTTATGCTACGCCGTTTCATACATGGCAAGCTGTTGCTCAAGGGAAAACGGAGTATGCTCATAATGCGATGTTATTGGCTGGAAAGGCCATCGCGGCTACGGCGATTGAAATGATAGAAAATCAAGAGCTGATTAGTCAAGCTAAACAAGAGCTAGAGGGTAGGCTAGAAGGGGAAAGCTATGAGTGTCTTGTGCCTTCACATATACAGCCACCTAATTACTCAGAAAGTGAGCAAGAAGACTATAGCGTGGTATAA
- a CDS encoding MFS transporter, translating into MLARSNWKYVILFLLFLGWSLGNLDRFIINYAILDISKDLHLNASSTGIILSSFFAGYALMQIPGGWLADRFGFKKVITIAVLLWSLFTVFTGMAWSFASIIIIRFLFGLGEGSYFPSASKGIAGWFPQQERSRAMSFLLSSGTIMGVVTPILATQLMQTISWRSIFYIIGAIGLVITILFVFLLKEKQQRGKREVSAIPAKQMTLKEIVKTPMIWNLFIAYFSIYAINWGLMSWMPTYLAEVRHLNLTDIGFLSAIPAFVGIIGMFVSGFVLDKLPDGKDKTIAAVFGLLMGVFLCLMAISPSVGMFIVFQSAVTLLFSFNVILIASAPLKMLPESVVGSANGFINTGAQAAGVLTPMLIGFLVQSFGGSYNAAFALLIICALVCAISLFSIRPAKVVLETQNAVK; encoded by the coding sequence ATGCTAGCAAGGTCGAACTGGAAATACGTCATTTTATTTTTATTATTTTTAGGCTGGTCGCTTGGAAACTTAGATCGTTTTATTATTAATTACGCTATTTTAGATATTTCAAAAGATTTACATCTTAATGCCTCTTCTACAGGCATCATTTTAAGCAGTTTCTTTGCAGGCTATGCACTGATGCAAATACCTGGTGGATGGCTAGCAGATCGCTTTGGATTTAAAAAAGTCATTACAATTGCCGTGCTTTTATGGTCTTTGTTTACGGTTTTTACCGGAATGGCCTGGTCTTTTGCTTCTATCATTATCATTCGCTTTTTATTTGGATTAGGGGAAGGGAGCTATTTTCCATCTGCATCAAAAGGAATCGCAGGGTGGTTTCCTCAGCAAGAACGCAGTAGAGCCATGTCCTTTTTGTTATCGTCAGGTACGATTATGGGCGTGGTTACACCGATTCTAGCGACGCAGCTGATGCAAACGATAAGCTGGAGAAGTATCTTTTATATCATAGGAGCCATCGGGCTCGTTATTACGATACTGTTTGTATTTTTATTAAAAGAAAAGCAGCAGAGAGGAAAAAGAGAGGTATCTGCTATTCCAGCTAAGCAGATGACATTAAAAGAAATTGTCAAAACTCCGATGATTTGGAATTTATTTATTGCATACTTCAGTATTTACGCCATTAACTGGGGACTCATGTCGTGGATGCCTACATATCTAGCCGAAGTACGACATTTAAATTTAACGGACATTGGTTTTCTTTCCGCTATCCCAGCATTTGTAGGTATTATCGGGATGTTTGTTAGCGGCTTTGTTTTAGACAAGCTTCCGGATGGAAAAGACAAGACGATAGCGGCGGTGTTTGGCTTACTGATGGGCGTTTTTCTTTGCTTAATGGCCATTTCACCTAGCGTAGGCATGTTTATCGTTTTTCAAAGTGCAGTCACTTTACTGTTTTCGTTTAATGTGATTTTAATCGCTTCAGCTCCTTTAAAAATGTTGCCTGAATCAGTGGTCGGTTCAGCAAATGGTTTTATTAATACAGGAGCTCAAGCAGCCGGCGTATTAACACCGATGCTCATTGGCTTTTTAGTACAATCGTTTGGCGGGTCGTATAATGCAGCATTTGCTTTATTAATTATCTGCGCTCTTGTCTGTGCTATTTCGTTGTTTTCGATTCGACCTGCAAAAGTGGTATTGGAAACACAAAACGCTGTTAAATAA
- a CDS encoding helix-turn-helix domain-containing protein, which yields MSDLLANMKGYLTSIIKNSSYQIWASIDSANFNVIFSSSSCSSLTYTPPTSLHNGSDSFQKHTTYEEFEEFYLSFPNRYAFVVRIFSKHDWTPQQIKQLSANFSPYVLQKKLERHEHILNVLMKSIKEISLLQDSDYLLTRILENALSVISVADMGVLWMFDSSTQFLLPRAWSGGPNNKIQNMKMKVGEGIIGKTFQHNKSYMYTNLKDILRDSSTMTDDNIHYLNQSYTFTNIQSIISVPICMEEQTVCVLIIYQNGTTPLLNEEDKELLESFSDQVSIALLNSALFEDVKNQNELLIRRDQIHRTFMNVSLQSKGIEPILTELRRMVTSPVTIVDFVDNKTYGSLKFLDVDAKTAEFHTHFLLHTKPCFYTIEANNQTHSVYIQPIHGIDTLLGLVIIQANQGDLSSLNQVALEQSSSVIALEMLKKQTLVDLFYKRTHELFSEYLSCYDTTLLYQKANELNVDTKKHILVAIITIRSQADLQLLNLHLHRLVSDIKSVFTSKAPVVYGFDTKVTLVFTLDPHEEHRAIIKQLEDLLSKWRYYNECHVKIGIGNRYSHFTQIGKSYSEAEKAISYLLSQQQDGCILYEEIGINRLFINQSKEEVKTFIDEVFVPLKNNHLNDEPLEQTLEAYFDNNRSASLTAKQLHIHVNTLYQRLKKIEEKMNISFTNSEHLLKVQLACYLKKFHYS from the coding sequence ATGAGTGATTTATTAGCTAATATGAAAGGTTATCTTACATCCATTATCAAAAACAGTTCTTATCAAATTTGGGCAAGTATTGATTCTGCAAATTTTAACGTGATTTTTTCCAGTTCTTCATGCTCATCCCTGACTTATACTCCTCCCACTAGCCTACATAACGGCAGTGATTCCTTTCAAAAGCATACGACATATGAAGAGTTCGAAGAATTTTACTTATCCTTTCCAAATCGCTATGCGTTTGTTGTTCGCATATTTTCTAAGCATGACTGGACACCCCAACAAATAAAACAGCTATCGGCTAACTTTTCTCCTTATGTACTGCAAAAAAAGCTAGAGCGGCATGAGCACATTTTGAACGTGCTTATGAAAAGCATTAAGGAAATCTCACTTTTACAAGACTCTGATTATCTATTAACAAGGATTCTGGAAAATGCTCTTTCAGTTATTTCTGTTGCGGATATGGGCGTGCTGTGGATGTTTGATTCTTCCACTCAATTTCTTTTGCCTCGCGCCTGGTCCGGGGGGCCAAATAATAAAATTCAAAACATGAAAATGAAAGTTGGCGAAGGAATTATCGGAAAGACATTTCAGCATAATAAAAGCTATATGTATACGAACTTAAAGGATATATTACGCGATTCTTCTACTATGACTGACGACAATATTCATTATCTTAATCAGTCCTATACGTTTACAAACATTCAATCTATTATTTCTGTCCCAATTTGTATGGAAGAACAAACGGTATGCGTACTCATTATTTATCAAAACGGTACAACCCCTCTTTTAAATGAAGAGGATAAAGAATTGTTAGAAAGCTTTTCCGATCAAGTATCGATTGCTCTCTTAAACTCAGCGCTTTTTGAAGATGTAAAAAACCAAAATGAACTTTTAATACGCCGCGATCAAATTCATCGCACATTCATGAATGTTTCACTTCAAAGTAAAGGAATTGAACCAATCCTTACGGAATTACGCCGAATGGTTACGTCTCCTGTGACCATTGTAGATTTTGTTGATAATAAAACCTATGGCTCTTTAAAGTTCCTTGATGTAGATGCAAAAACAGCTGAATTTCACACGCATTTTCTTTTGCATACAAAACCTTGCTTTTATACTATTGAGGCAAACAATCAGACGCACAGTGTTTACATTCAACCGATACACGGCATTGACACGCTCTTAGGGTTAGTTATTATACAGGCAAATCAAGGAGATCTTTCCTCTCTAAATCAAGTGGCACTTGAGCAAAGCAGCTCTGTTATTGCACTAGAAATGCTGAAAAAACAAACGTTGGTCGATTTATTTTACAAGCGAACGCATGAATTATTTAGTGAATACTTATCATGTTATGACACCACTTTGCTATATCAAAAAGCAAATGAGTTAAACGTTGATACAAAAAAGCATATTCTAGTCGCTATCATTACCATTCGTTCACAGGCTGATCTCCAACTCTTAAACTTACATCTTCATCGCCTTGTGTCTGACATCAAATCTGTTTTTACTTCAAAAGCGCCGGTCGTATACGGATTCGACACCAAAGTAACCCTTGTATTTACGCTTGATCCTCATGAAGAACACCGTGCTATTATCAAACAATTAGAAGATTTACTCTCAAAATGGCGTTACTACAATGAATGTCATGTAAAAATAGGGATTGGAAATCGTTATTCTCACTTTACCCAAATAGGAAAAAGTTATAGTGAAGCTGAAAAAGCTATCTCTTACCTTCTGTCTCAGCAGCAAGATGGATGCATATTGTATGAGGAAATAGGGATTAACCGGCTATTTATTAATCAATCGAAAGAAGAAGTAAAAACCTTTATTGATGAAGTATTTGTTCCTCTTAAAAACAATCACTTGAATGATGAACCTTTAGAGCAAACACTAGAAGCGTACTTTGATAATAACCGTTCTGCTTCACTTACAGCTAAGCAGCTTCATATTCATGTTAATACACTCTATCAGCGGTTGAAAAAAATTGAAGAAAAAATGAACATATCATTTACAAACAGTGAACACCTATTAAAAGTTCAGCTAGCATGCTATTTGAAAAAATTTCACTACAGCTAA
- a CDS encoding non-oxidative hydroxyarylic acid decarboxylases subunit D translates to MHTCPRCEVKQANLVSKSPVEGAWEIYLCDVCLFTWRSSEPETITNPEKYPRPFKVNPKDVPLATHVPPVPPRS, encoded by the coding sequence ATGCATACTTGTCCGAGATGTGAAGTAAAACAAGCGAACTTAGTGTCTAAATCACCAGTTGAAGGAGCCTGGGAAATTTATTTATGCGACGTGTGTTTGTTTACCTGGCGTTCTTCTGAACCTGAGACAATCACCAATCCTGAAAAATACCCTCGACCATTTAAAGTCAATCCAAAAGACGTACCGCTAGCAACGCACGTGCCTCCTGTGCCACCCCGATCTTAA
- a CDS encoding non-oxidative hydroxyarylic acid decarboxylases subunit C, which yields MAYKDFRDFLNTLHKEGQLLTVTDEVQPDPDLGSAGQAISNLGDQTPGLLFTNIYGYNNAKVALNVMGSWSNHALMMGLPKSTPVKEQFFEFARRYEKFPVKVKREETAPFHECEIKDDINLFDLLPLFRLNQGDGGYYLDKACVISRDQHDKENFGKQNVGIYRMQVKGKDRLGIQPVPQHDIAIHLKQAEEKGENLPVSIALGCEPAIVTAAATPLHYDQSEYEMAGAIQGEPYRIVKSQLSDLDVPWGAEVILEGEILAGEREYEGPFGEFTGHYSGGRSMPVIKINRVYHRKDPIFESLYIGMPWTETDYLIGINTSVPLYQQLKEAYPEEIEAVNAMYTHGLVAIVSTKSRYGGFAKAVGMRALTTPHGLGYCKLVILVDEDVDPFNLPQVMWALSTKMHPKHDVITVPNLSVLPLDPGSEPAGITDKMILDATTPVAPETRGHYSQPLDTPLETEKWEKILTNMMQR from the coding sequence ATGGCTTATAAAGACTTTAGAGATTTCCTTAATACGCTACATAAAGAAGGGCAGCTACTGACGGTTACAGATGAAGTGCAGCCTGATCCAGATTTAGGTTCAGCAGGTCAAGCCATCAGTAATTTAGGAGACCAAACGCCGGGATTATTATTTACCAATATTTATGGTTACAACAATGCAAAGGTAGCTCTAAACGTAATGGGTTCCTGGTCAAATCACGCGTTAATGATGGGACTGCCTAAATCAACTCCTGTAAAAGAACAGTTCTTTGAGTTTGCTCGGAGATATGAAAAATTTCCTGTCAAAGTGAAAAGGGAAGAAACAGCGCCATTTCATGAGTGTGAAATTAAAGATGATATCAACTTATTCGACCTTTTGCCATTGTTTCGCTTAAATCAAGGAGACGGCGGCTATTATCTAGATAAAGCGTGCGTCATTTCTCGTGATCAGCATGATAAGGAGAATTTCGGCAAACAAAACGTAGGTATATATCGTATGCAGGTCAAAGGGAAAGACCGTCTAGGCATTCAGCCCGTGCCACAGCATGATATTGCCATTCACTTGAAACAAGCCGAAGAAAAAGGTGAAAACCTCCCTGTATCAATTGCTTTAGGATGTGAACCTGCGATTGTCACAGCAGCCGCTACGCCGCTTCATTACGATCAATCAGAATATGAAATGGCAGGAGCTATTCAAGGTGAGCCGTACAGAATTGTGAAGTCTCAGCTTTCTGATTTAGATGTACCGTGGGGAGCAGAAGTGATTTTAGAGGGAGAGATCTTAGCTGGTGAACGCGAGTATGAAGGTCCTTTTGGTGAATTTACAGGTCATTACTCCGGTGGCAGAAGCATGCCTGTTATCAAAATCAATCGCGTATACCATCGTAAAGATCCTATTTTTGAAAGTTTATATATCGGTATGCCTTGGACAGAAACAGATTATTTAATTGGAATCAATACAAGCGTTCCTTTATATCAGCAGCTAAAAGAAGCATATCCTGAAGAGATTGAAGCTGTGAACGCGATGTATACTCATGGTCTCGTTGCTATCGTTTCAACAAAAAGCCGATACGGAGGATTTGCTAAGGCTGTTGGTATGAGGGCATTGACTACGCCGCATGGATTAGGATATTGCAAGCTAGTTATTTTAGTAGATGAAGACGTGGATCCGTTTAATTTACCGCAAGTCATGTGGGCGCTATCAACAAAAATGCACCCAAAACATGATGTTATAACAGTGCCTAATCTCTCAGTTCTTCCACTTGATCCAGGATCTGAGCCGGCTGGTATTACAGATAAAATGATTTTGGATGCTACAACACCGGTTGCACCGGAAACAAGAGGTCACTATTCTCAGCCTTTAGATACACCACTTGAAACTGAAAAATGGGAAAAAATCTTAACAAATATGATGCAAAGATAA